The proteins below come from a single Athene noctua chromosome 6, bAthNoc1.hap1.1, whole genome shotgun sequence genomic window:
- the GPR135 gene encoding G-protein coupled receptor 135 yields MRLRMEPAAAVPGNLSRGGGGGNESGGAAAGAAAGWSAAALASQALALLLIFALSALGNGAVVLVIARHRQLRTVTNAFVLSLSLSELLGALLCLPLAFLSLLSRPPGAWLFGQRLCLASAALHAGLGIAATLTMALLSFDRYCAIVRQPRHKMGRRRAAQLLAAVWLAALALAGPWYGLAGEGQRETRPGAYRCVYVLPWGSSRLGPPYGAALIVLCYLLPFALMCFCHYNICRAVRLAESRVRPLTTYGHLLRAYGEMRTATTVLIMIVSIICCWGPYCILGLAAAAGRLPFSPTMDAVASGMAWANGAINPLIYAARNPNISVLLRRSREGGYRTRNNVAAYLSVPGRQPEPRSRADRVRERYVNRHSGPPGSAPSSSSPASGGEVAMWACKNPAVLFCRDGQPDTISEATLQAKADTADTSL; encoded by the coding sequence atGAGGCTGCGCATGGAGCCGGCGGCGGCCGTGCCGGGCAACCtctcccgcggcggcggcggcggcaatgagagcggcggggcggccgcgggagcggcggcggggtgGTCGGCGGCGGCGCTGGCCTCGCAGGCGCTGGCGCTGCTGCTCATCTTCGCCCTCTCGGCGCTGGGCAACGGGGCGGTGGTGCTGGTGATCGCCCGGCACCGGCAGCTCCGCACGGTCACCAACGCCTTCGTGCTGTCCCTGTCGCTGTCGGAGCTGCTGGGcgccctgctctgcctgcccctgGCCTTCCTCAGCCTGCTCAGCCGCCCGCCCGGCGCCTGGCTCTTCGGGCAGCGCCTTTGCCTGGCCAGCGCCGCCCTTCACGCCGGGCTGGGCATCGCCGCCACCCTCACCATGGCCCTCCTCTCCTTCGACCGCTACTGCGCCATCGTCCGCCAGCCCCGACACAAGATGGGCCGCCGCCGTGCCGCACAGCTCCTGGCCGCCGTCTGGCTGGCCGCCCTGGCCCTGGCCGGACCCTGGTACGGGCTGGCGGGCGAGGGGCAGCGGGAGACCCGGCCCGGGGCCTACCGCTGCGTCTACGTGCTGCCCTGGGGCTCGTCCCGGCTGGGCCCGCCCTACGGCGCGGCCCTCATCGTGCTCTGCTACCTCCTGCCCTTCGCCCTCATGTGCTTCtgccactacaacatctgccggGCCGTGCGGCTGGCCGAGAGCCGCGTGCGGCCCCTCACCACCTACGGGCACCTGCTGCGGGCCTACGGGGAGATGCGCACGGCCACCACTGTCCTCATCATGATTGTCTCCATCATCTGCTGCTGGGGGCCCTACTGCATCCTGGGGCtggccgctgccgccggccgccTGCCCTTCTCGCCCACCATGGATGCCGTGGCCAGCGGGATGGCCTGGGCCAACGGCGCCATCAACCCTCTGATCTACGCTGCCCGCAACCCCAACATCTCCGTGCTGCTGCGGCGAAGCCGTGAGGGCGGTTACCGGACTAGGAACAATGTGGCGGCCTACCTCTCGGTCCCGGGCCGCCAGCCGGAGCCCCGGAGCCGGGCTGACCGTGTCCGGGAGCGCTATGTCAATCGGCACAGTGGCCCCCCGGGCAGCGCCCCGTCCTCCTCCAGCCCAGCGAGTGGGGGAGAGGTGGCCATGTGGGCCTGCAAGAACCCTGCTGTACTCTTCTGTCGGGATGGGCAACCAGACACCATCTCTGAGGCCACCTTGCAGGCCAAAGCGGACACCGCCGACACCAGCCTCTGA